In Candidatus Hydrogenedentota bacterium, the following proteins share a genomic window:
- a CDS encoding sigma-70 family RNA polymerase sigma factor yields the protein MPASTSELVAGCLRGDDGAKASFYVEFSGLVRRAVARRLTAMGMDRQWRTETEDIVNEVFERIFSNECRLLRRLHHPSRIHAWLVAVAANYTVDYLRRLETRGYGWLQSRTNPAGECVPNTDALPCSPDCALEHKEQKERLNRELEKLSGQERLILDLFYVQGMKYVQIAGMLALNVNTVSAKLRRAREKLRRALKERNHDLAC from the coding sequence ATGCCCGCCTCGACATCCGAACTGGTGGCCGGATGCCTGCGCGGCGATGACGGCGCCAAGGCGTCGTTCTACGTCGAATTCAGCGGATTGGTCCGGCGCGCGGTGGCTCGCCGGCTGACCGCAATGGGCATGGACCGACAATGGCGCACGGAAACGGAAGACATCGTGAATGAAGTCTTCGAACGCATCTTTTCCAACGAGTGTCGCCTGTTGCGCCGACTGCATCATCCATCCCGCATTCATGCGTGGCTGGTGGCCGTTGCCGCCAATTACACCGTGGATTACCTCCGGCGACTCGAAACACGCGGATACGGATGGCTCCAATCCCGCACGAATCCCGCCGGGGAATGCGTCCCCAATACGGACGCCCTTCCCTGTTCACCGGACTGTGCGCTGGAACACAAGGAACAAAAAGAACGGCTGAATCGGGAATTGGAGAAACTTTCCGGCCAAGAACGTTTGATCCTGGATTTATTCTATGTGCAAGGCATGAAATACGTGCAAATTGCCGGGATGTTGGCCTTGAATGTCAATACGGTCTCGGCCAAACTCCGCCGCGCACGCGAAAAACTGCGACGGGCCCTCAAGGAGAGAAACCATGATCTCGCCTGTTGA